In one window of Nicotiana tabacum cultivar K326 chromosome 12, ASM71507v2, whole genome shotgun sequence DNA:
- the LOC107815533 gene encoding UPF0481 protein At3g47200-like, with product MPYEIENDRTPLNEATTNGQDRLVLQTNKSAKEIFDERFKDLNKWSTKSCTIFKVNAGLRRSNSDAYTPLLISIGPYHKKNPQFCSMENYKLRYLQRFLQRNKEIDVESYIRELEKLKDEVLKCYDDKGELGSYTSSQFLEMLLLDGCFVVEYLREVFKIFPEREDKIINADWMVNLIDRDLLLLENQLPFLVLTKLHDMTKYPTESFIKMVKYNFCGSLPRVTPKFLNEANGNVKAIKHLLQVVHMCGTCRPEKHYSLTFEPELEPQIIKDANLWHDLMRSATELDEAGINFSKVSEIYRMLGEDNEGDSTSLFDIKYVNGRMKIPCFEVVNGTETVLRNLVAYEQHSSDVYTKYFTDYVIFMDRLINSAEDVKLLRLKGIIRNRIGDDSDVASIFNKLGDGVIPSSNFYYKEECKKVVEHCNKRWNRRMANLRHNYFNGPWVGLSTAAAVFLLALTLMQTVLTFISTL from the coding sequence ATGCCGTACGAAATTGAGAATGATAGAACTCCTCTAAATGAAGCTACAACAAATGGTCAAGATCGATTAGTGTTGCAAACAAATAAATCTGCAaaagaaatctttgatgaaagatttaaggatttgaacaaaTGGTCTACCAAATCTTGTACAATATTCAAAGTAAATGCGGGGCTACGTAGATCAAATTCAGATGCTTATACTCCACTGTTGATCTCTATTGGTCCTTACCATAAGAAGAATCCACAGTTTTGTTCAATGGAAAATTATAAACTACGTTACCTACAACGGTTTCTCCAGCGGAATAAGGAGATTGATGTGGAGAGTTACATTAGGGAATTGGAGAAATTGAAAGATGAAGTGCTAAAGTGCTATGATGATAAAGGGGAACTTGGCAGTTATACTTCCAGCCAATTTTTGGAAATGTTGTTGCTTGATGGTTGTTTTGTGGTTGAGTATTTGCGAGAGGTTTTCAAAATTTTTCCAGAACGAGAAGACAAGATTATCAACGCAGATTGGATGGTAAATCTTATAGATCGTGACTTGTTGCTACTAGAAAACCAACTTCCCTTTTTGGTCCTCACCAAACTTCATGACATGACTAAGTATCCTACAGAATCATTTATTAAAATGGTAAAATATAACTTTTGTGGTAGTTTACCGAGGGTAACTCCTAAATTCTTAAATGAAGCTAATGGTAATGTCAAAGCAATCAAACATTTACTTCAAGTGGTACACATGTGTGGTACTTGTCGCCCCGAGAAACATTATTCTCTAACATTTGAGCCAGAATTAGAGCCGCAAATTATTAAGGATGCCAACTTATGGCACGACCTCATGAGAAGTGCAACAGAGCTTGATGAAGCCGGAATCAACTTCTCAAAAGTTAGTGAAATTTATAGAATGCTGGGCGAAGACAACGAGGGGGACAGCACGAGTTTATTCGATATCAAATATGTTAATGGAAGGATGAAAATCCCTTGTTTTGAAGTCGTTAATGGTACAGAGACAGTCCTGAGGAATCTAGTAGCTTACGAGCAACATTCTTCTGATGTATACACTAAATATTTCACAGATTACGTGATTTTTATGGATCGTCTTATCAACTCAGCCGAAGATGTGAAGTTGCTACGCTTGAAGGGAATTATCAGGAACCGGATAGGCGACGACAGTGATGTGGCTAGCATCTTTAACAAACTTGGCGATGGAGTCATTCCTTCTTCTAACTTCTATTACAAAGAAGAATGCAAAAAAGTGGTTGAGCATTGTAATAAAAGATGGAATAGAAGGATGGCAAATTTGAGGCACAATTACTTTAATGGACCTTGGGTGGGACTTTCAACTGCAGCAGCCGTCTTCCTCCTCGCGCTTACACTTATGCAAACAGTTCTAACTTTCATAAGTACTCTTTAA